The Puniceicoccus vermicola sequence CGGTCGGGGACTTGCAGAGCTATAGGCTATCGAGTTTTCCAAAGTTTCGCAAGAGGGTGGTGATGCCTCCGCTGGATCGGGGTTGCTGCCTATCGCTCTGTGACTTGCCGGACAGTCTGGCGGGAATGCGCAAATACCAGAAGCGGCTTGAGATTGTAGAGGAAAGCGATCCGAAAAGAAAAGACGAGCTGGATCGGAAATACGGGCGTGGTTGGTTTCTGGGAAGTAGCCAAGCCAAGAAGGAGCTAGTCAAGGAATTGGAGAAATCCGGTTCGGAGGTGGATTGGGATGGCGTCGACCTGAAGGAGTTGAACGAGTCGCGTTGGGAGGGGATTGTGTGTGAAGAATTGAAGAAGCGAAAGATCTCTGAAGCGACGATCATCTCCAGTCCCAAAAGCGCGGACTGGAAGATTGAGATCGCCAAAAGACTGCGCAAAGAAACGACGGCAAAGAATCCGTGGATTGCCAAGCGGTTGGCGATGGGGCATCCAAACTACGTGAGCAATTTGGTGAATGGGTAGAGATCATTATATTTTGCGTTTGACCCCTTTTAAAAAAACGTCTAAACAGAAATATGTCGTGAGGTTTTTTTTTCTTTCCGCTAATTATCGGCATTTCACTTTCCACCTTATCCGGGCTAGCGGAGAGAATCAAAGTTGACGTGATTCCGAAAGAATTGGTTTCGGCGATGTATGATCAAATTGAAGCCTACGTTGAAAAAGACGATTCAAGGTTCTTTAGGGATTTTGCACGGCCCGAAGACGGGAGGCTGCCCGAATCTGAGAGTTCTCTTCCGAAAACCTATGGCTGGGTTGATTCCATTACGGTGACAAGAGTCCTTATTCAGCATTACGAAAGCTCAAGCTCGGACGGAGCAATCCGTTTGCCGATCGGCGAGAATGTGTATATTTGCTGGTATGATGTTCTATATGAGGGAAAGGAGGGTTCGCTTCAGAACGAAATGATCTCAAAAAACCGAAGCGTTTGGAAAATTGTCGAAGGAGAATGGAAGATAATTGAGATGGGATACTAAGGTTTTTGCGGGGGTATGACCCAAAAACATCGGTATCACTCTGTGATGGCATTTGACCCCTTTTAAACTTTTAAAATAAATAATAATATTTCCCTTTTATATATTTCCAGTCGCTTACGATCAAATGGGGGCGAGTTTATAGAATAAGAGAATTGTAGTTGGCATTATGAAATCTTATAAAGCATTTTTTTTCTTCAGCAGTTTGTGGCTTGCCTCTCTTTCTTCTTTGATGGCATTAGATGGCTCGAACGAATTTGTTGAGATAGAGCTTCCGGAAGTTGAAAAGTTTAGAGTTTTTTATTCTGGGGATGGTATTTTGGAGAGAATTGAGATAAAATTTCGTTTTTTAACCAATGGTGAAGGCGTTCAAGTAAATGAAAGTTATATTCATTTTTCGAGTGATAGAAAAATTCTGATCGGAAAACTTGTGGCGATGGGTGCCATGGAGATGACGGGTAGCTTGCCTCCATCGCCAGCCTTAAAATACGTCTTTAACGAGCATGAAGTTTGGGAAGGGGCGGATAACTTGATTTATTCAGAAAGAGTGACTTTGCCGTATTCAGGCGCTGGAATTGAGTATTTTGTGCCTTTTCAATATGCTATCGATAAGGAGAAGTAATTAGGCCGCGTGGACAAATTCAAATTTGATCCAATCGACTATTACCGCGAGGGTTACGAAACCGAGGAAAGTCTGAGGAAGTTGTTCGTATCGTCTAGCGACTCTTCTGTATGACTTTATTCTGCAGAAGAAGTTCTCGACCATTCTTCGAAGCTTTCCGATCTCTTTTTCATAGTGGATGTGTTCTTTTCGAGTAATACCCAATAAGAAAAGGTTAGCGAGTTAATGGGTGTCAGCTATCGTCTTTGTATGAGACGCCGCAATCTTGGGGAATAAGCGTGAAAGGCACTAGTTTAAGAGCTCTTGCGAAGATAATCTGGCGATTGGCACGTCGATAAGAACCCCTCCACCGCCTGACGGCGGTCCCCCTCCCCTCCAAGCAGGGGAGGAGTCTCTACTTAAATTTTCAACTCCCCTCCTACGAGTAGGTGGGGGGACCAGCGCCAGCTGGTGGGGTGGTTTCGCGATGCGTAGATATCCTTAAACTAGTGCCATTCGGGAGTAAGCGTCCGGTGGGCGACCCCTGATAACTCGACGCGCAAAGATATCTTTTGGTTGAAGTATTATCAGGCCCCTCTTGAGATCGTTACAGAGGGAACGGGGATAAAGAACGATCTCCTTCCGAAAGCCGAATAAAGAAACAAAGCTGTAACAATTTTCTTGAGATTGAGACTCTCTCCCATTGGGATCTCCGTTTTGCCGGAGCTCCTTGAGGCTCTAGTGCGGTAGAAAACCCTCGAAACAAGCTCATGACGAAACCTAAGAACCCTCTCTCCATCAGCGCCTTGTGGTCGTTCCTCATTCTGGGATCCGCACCGGCCGAAACCCCTGAGTCCTCGACTTCGCCGGATGAATCGGAATCCGCCCAGCAACAGGAAAACTCTTCCCCCGCGGAAGAACCGCAGATGCTGGAAGCCTATCAGGTCATCGGAACGCAGGATCTCGCCTTCTCTCTTCCCGGTTCCGCCTATGTTCTCGACGAAGGCGATATCCAGAACCTGAACTACGAAAACATCAACCAGGTACTTCGCCAGATCCCCGGCGTCTACGTCCGCGAGGAAGATGGCTACGGAAACTTCCCGAACATCAGCATTCGCGGGGTCGATGCCAGTCGATCAGCGAAAGTGACCTTGATGGAAGACGGCGTTCTCACCGCCCCGGCCCCGTATTCCGCCCCGTCGGCCTACTACAGTCCTGCCGTTGGCCGGATGGCCGGAATCGAGGTCCTCAAAGGATCCAGCCAAGTGCGCTATGGACCGGAGACCACCGGAGGCGTGTTGAACTATATCGCCACTCCCATTCCCGCCGGGAAAGACGAGGGCTATGCCCGCCTCTCCTACGGGAACAACCAAGATCTCCAAAGCCACATCTGGGGCGGAGGCACCTACGATCTCGAAGCCGGCCAGCTCGGCGTCCTCGGCGAGTTTTACAGCCGCAGCACCGACGGGTTTCGCGAGATGGACACCACCGCCGCCTACAACGGAACGAATGACACTGGATTTGAGCGGATCGACGGGCGGGTAAAGCTCTCCTTCGTTCCCAACTGGGAAAAGTACAATAAGTTGGAGTTCAAACTCGGCTACACCGATTTCGACGCCAACGAAACCTATCTCGGAATCAGCACCCAAGACTTTCGCGCCGACCCCATGCGCCGTTACGCCGCCAGCCGTAACGACCAGATCAATACCTACAGCACCCAAACCTACCTCCGGCACACGGTCGATCTCGAGGAAAACTGGCGCCTCGTCACCACCGGATATTATCAGGAGTTTCAACGCAATTGGTACAAACTCAACGATCTGGTCGATCCGGACGCCTCCCTCTCGCAGTCTCTTTTTGACGGCACCCCTGGCTACAACGTTCTGACCGGACAGGCCGCCGGCCAACTCCGCTATCGGGCCAACAACCGGAACTACGGACTCTACGGAATCCAGTCCGACCTCAATGGTCTTTTCGAAACCGGTGATTTCGACCACCACATCAGCACCGGCCTCCGCCTCCATCACGACTACGAAGACCGTTTTCAGCACCAGGACGTTTACACACAGAATGATCTGGGTGCCTTCACCTCCGTCGACCGGGGCGCTCCGGGTAGTCAGACGAATCGGAAGAGCAGTGCCGACGCCATCGCCTACTACCTGCAGGACCGGATTGAGTATGGCGACTGGGCCGTCATCCCCGGGGTTCGCTATGAATACATCGACTACGAGGTCAACAACCGGGCTTCGGGCTCGACGGAGAGTGCTAACCTCGACGTCTTCACTCCCGGCATTGGCCTCGAGTATCTCCTCGATCCCGACTGGATGCTCTTCACCGGATACTACCGCGGATTCTCACCTCCCGGGCCCTCGGGAGCCGTCAACGGAATCAAGGAAGAGACCAGCGACAGCTTCGAGCTCGGCACCCGTTACCGCAACGATCAGGGCTTCCGCGTGGAACTCGTTGGATTCTACACCTTCTTCAACGATCTCCTGGTCGCCGAGAGCATTGGCAGCGGCAATCTCGACGACGAGAACGTCGGCAACGCCATCAGCCGGGGCATCGAGGCTTTGGTGGGGATCGATCCCGCGCAAATGACCGGTCAGTCCTTCCGTTCGCCTATCACCTTGGCCGCTACCTACACGGACGCGACCCTTGATGGGAATGCCTCCTCCGCCGATGCGGAATCAATCTTCGCCGGCGGCAAGGACGGGAACCGGATGCCCTACATTCCGGAGTGGCAGATCAACCTCACCGGGGGACTCGAGTTCGACCGCATCCGCGGATATGCCAGTGTGAGCTTTGCCACCAGCACGTATGCTTCCGCCAACAATTCCTCCGCTGAGGTCAATCCGGCCACCGGCGAAGCCGATGCTCGCTTCGGGAAAGTCGACAGCTACACGACCGTCGACTTGAGCGCGTACTACCGCCTCTGGGGCGAAGTGGAGCTCTTCGCCTACGCGCAGAATGTCTTCAACGACGAATACATCATCAGCCGCCTGCCGCACGGCCCGCGTCCCGGTACGCCGGCAACCTACGGGATCGGTCTCCAGGCCCGCTGGTAGACCCTCTCCCGAAGTCGCCCTGACACTTCTCAGCCGCCCGGAACTCTCCGGGCGGCTTTTTTATGGGCGGGAAAATGGGCCGCGGCCGTCCGTCTCACGACCGGGTCCATCCAGGTCACTCTGGAGGGTGGGGTGTTGATGGGGTCAGTCCACAGTGGCACTTGGATCAGGCCGGATTCATGGATTTTGTATTGCCCGAAAGCAGAGAGAGATCTGCCCGAGGCGTTGGAATCTGCAAGCTTTTGGTGTGCAGCAAAATAACCTGTTTCTTCCCGGTTTTCAACGCGCCTTTGGGCGAAGCCCTCAATCTGCCCTCAAGAGGCTTGAGGATCATCGCCATTCGATGATGAAGGGCCTGCCGGGTCAACTGCGGTATGTTTTTGAGGAGGGGTGTTGCCTTTGGACTCGATTCCCAAGCGTCCGAAGGAACGCGATCGTGGTTTTTCTTCGGCGGTTACAGTTTGGCACATGATCAGTCAGGGCTTTTTGTTTTCCGGGGGGTGGCGAAATCGATTCCGGTCCCACCCAAAGGCGCAAAAGATCACAAAAAGAGGAGAGTTGTGTAGGGGCCGGGTTGATCCCGTGTCCTGTGGTTGGCACGGGGTAGGTCTGGGGACACCTGAGGTGAACCGAGTCGCCGCAAGAAGTGAGTATAAACCAAGGTCATCTGTAGCAGGTGCCCAGGAGTCCCCACGCTTTCCAGCATGTTACTCGGGAACCGATTCTCGGTTGAAATGGTAGGTTCTGATCCAATCGATTGCCTCACCGGGCTCCACGGGAAATTCCACGAACTGTTCGGGGCTCACATACTCCTCTCGGGCATAGATGAAAGTGCGCACAAGAGGGACTCCTTCGGTCACCACCCGCACCGAGAGGTCATCTCCGAGAGCGAGAAGGATTTCTCCTTCAGTCGGCAGGGGAATCGGGGAAGGCACGTTAATGACGACTGACTCCTCCACCTTTTCCGGAAACCGGATTTGCTCACCCTCTATCCGGGCATTGCCTCGCAAAACCTCGCCCCCGGAAGCCGACCGGCCGAGATCCAGTCGATACGCTTCACCGATCGGAACCCCATTCAGTGAAAAGAAATTATGAACATAATGCTGAACTTCCAGAGCTCGCTCGCCGAGGTTCTCCAGTTTATTGCGAAGAATGATCCGGTTCTCTTCCAGTTCGACCGATGCCGTCAGTCGGTATCGATATCCCCTGAATTCCGGTGAAACCTGTATAAAATCAACTCGATCCTTCTCGGCCCTATACTCGGTCTTCGCTCTCTCGATGACTTCGTAGGGTCGATAAAAATCATAGTGTTCCGAATCCTTACGCAAGACCCCGACCCCAATCTTCAGAAAACCCTCTCCAATTATCGCATTTTGAAACTCCGTAGGATCATCTTTGTTAAACTCCGCAGCCAATCCGCCGCTTTCGGTCATTGGATTATGCTCAACAGGCGCAAAGAGAAACTCATCCTCCTCCACGGAGACCCGCAATACCGTCGCCACGTTGGTAAATCTCGTGCCCCGGTTATATCGATCGGGGGAGTTCGGGAGCATCACCTCCGCCCTTATCATTCCGTTCGAAAGGATTAAGACGTCCGCGAGTGGAGCTTTTGAAATGTCCTCCGATCCAAAGACGGCCCCTGCCAATACTACATGGAGCATCAGCAACGCCCATTTTCGCATTCTCTCACTCATTTTAATCATTGGGCTTTGGTAGGTAACTCTTAGAAAGGCACCTCAAGTGCCAGAACGGCTAAACTCAATCCAATGTGTACTTTAATCATACAACAGACAGGTGTCGAACTTCTTTCAGGTGTATGATTACAACTGCAAATACCTTTTCTTATAAATTCCCTTGTCTAGGATTGGAAGAACCACCCCTCCGTATGAGATTTTACCGCAGACCCCATTCTCGTTTAACCCGTTACACTGGTTTCACACTTGTCGAAATCCTCGTTGCGATCGCCATCATCGGGCTCCTCGCTGGAATCATTTCAGCAGTAACCCACAAGTCGATCGAGTCGGCTCGTCTCGCCCGGTGTCAAAGCAATTTACGTCAGATCGGGAATCTCTTTCATCTTTACGCCAACGACAATGACGGGCGCTTTCCCTATCAGATCACCTCTCGCGAAAATGGTGCGCTCGCTTGGGACTTTCAGTTGATGCCGTACGCAAATTCCTACGTCTCCGATATGGGATATGGAAATGCGCACGAAGAGTATCTGGGCGAACGTCCTCCCGGCATTTTCGCCTGCCCCGCGAGCAGCAAAGACTCCCGCGGCACGACTCAACTTTCCAACTATGGCGTCAACGGAACTCTTGTGCGCCGAGGCAACGCTTCTCCGGCTCAGCTAAGACCACAGGTAAAGGTCGCCAACATTGTCGAACCGGCGAAGACGTACTTGGCGGCGGATTCGAATCAAAGGACGTTTACCCACTACAGTCGCAGTGATTTCACGGAAGAACCTGCCGACGCGGAAAGTGCGGCCGACCGACATGTAGGAGTCATCAATATGCTATTTGTAGACGGCCATGTCGAAACACTTACCCTCGACCAGATTGACTGGTCCGACACTGCGGCTGGCGTCGCGGATCGCGCTCCATGGGGAGCCAATTAGACCCTATCCACCATCGCACATCCATGTCTCTTCGAAAAATTGCTTTGTTCCAACTTGCTCTCTTGACCGTCCCCGCGGCTTTTCTGATTGCCGCAGAGGATGAGATGAACTCCGAGACTCCGATCCGCACCCTTTCCCCAAAGGCATCCGTTTTCGAAGACCTAAACCTGAACGAGAACGAGATGGACCTTCTTCGCAGCCTTCATTCCCAAGCGATCCACGATGCCCAGAAGCCACTAATCGAACGGCCTACCACTCTTGAGGAGCTCAAAGCCTCCGGTCTGCGGATGAAATATCCGGAGAAACCTCTCCATCTCAGCCAGATCAGTGAGGAAACATGGGAACAAGTGGCTCTCAGCTTCGCCGACATCGACATCGCCTATGGCATGGCGGCAAAACTGCCCCGCATGGCCGCCTGCGCCCGCTTCACCCAAGACGCGGAGCTCGGTCAATACGTTGCCGATCAGCTCATGATCATTTCGACCTGGGATCCCCTTCAACGTCCGGGATGGTCCCTTCGCAACAACAACAGAATCACGATTCCTGCGGACGGAGATGGCGCGTGGCTCGGCACTGGCTGGATGATCCGGGCGATCACCGATTCAATGGCTCTACTCCCCGATGAATACAAAACACCCGAGCTTGAGGAGGCGGTTCATCATCGGCTCAACGAAGAGATCGATTCTCTCATGGACGACTGGAATACCAAGCGCCAGTGGTTCTTCCGAGTCGAGGCTGCCAGCTCCAATCAATGGGTCATGCCCAGCGAGGCCATGATCCGGGCCAGCCTCTTCACCGGGAAAGACGAACATCCGGAAGCCTATGAGGTTGGCGTACAGAACCTTCTCAAAACTCTCGATACCCTCGGCGAAAATGGGGAGTTTCCCGAAGGACTTTCCTATTCCTCGATGACCCTGACGGGAATCGTCTTGGCCGCCGGAGCTGCGGCGGAAGAGGGAGATTTGCGCCTGATCGAGCACCCGTTCCTCCAAAACTATCCCACCTGGTTCGCCCACCACATCCAGCCCGGAAATGCCCTCATCAATTCTTTCGATATGGGAAAACCCGAGGTGACCGATTACGACTTTCAACAGAGCATGGCACTCTTCGCCGTTTACCTCGACAATCCAGTGGCACTTTGGACTCTCGAGAATTACACGGGATTCCCCAAAACGATTGAAGGTGTCATCGCAAGCATACTTCCGACTACAGACGCCGAAGCGCCCTCCCTCTTTGCCTATTATCCAATGGCTACGAGGGTGAACTGGCGCGATAGTTGGGCAAAGGATTCCTCGGGATTCTGGATGCGGGGCGGACACATCGAAGATTCCCACGATCATATGGATCGGGGACATGTCAACTTTACCGTCGACGGAGACCCCATCCTTATCGAAGCCGGAAAGCCGCCCTACGACGACCCTCGTTACTTCTCCCACTTCAAGAGTGTCGCCGGACACAACGTCCTGCAAGTCGGCACGCAGTCACCCGAAGATTTCTCAGAAGAATCCCTCCGGGCGGGAGGAGGGCAGATTCTAGCCGGAGATCATCGTGAAGCCCCGATGGAAGTTCTTCGACTCGACAGTCTCGGAGGAGAGGTCACCGTCGATGCTTCAAACGCGTATGCGACGGTTGAGGAGTGGATACGGAATGCGTCATGGGACAGCGAAGAGCTGACCGTCATCGATACCGTGGAGCTTGAAATGCCGGAAACGATGCTCTTTCGTTGGCATCTAAACGAGCGGGCGAATTCCCCGATCGAATGGAGCGAGAAAAAACTATTGGTGGGAGACGTAGTGATCCAATGGGAATCCGACACACCCATTCGGGTTCAAACCGAATTGATGCCCGCAACGAAAGGCCACGGTCGACCGATTGAAGAAAAAATCTGCGTCGTCATGACCACCGAGCAACCGGGCACTTCCTGGAACCTCCGTACAACAATCTCCACGAAGCCCTGAGCGGAACAGCCGTCCCTTGGTCGCCGACGTTTGCTTGTCCTCAAGGTTCCGCCTCAAGGAATCCAGTCCTTAACCAGAGAGGTCCTTTAGCCTTGAGGATCCGTCTCTTTCGCCGAATTGTAATCATACAATGAAAACGGTGAAATCCATGGTGGAACTGGCGGAAATCGCCGGTTGCAGTGTCATGACCGTTTCCTATGCCCTACGGGACAGCCCGAAGATTTCCCGCGAGACCCGGCAGCGGATCCAGGAACTGGCTCTGAAGCATGGCTATCGAAAGCATCCCTATATCTCCGCGCTCATGGCGACTCGTCAGAAAAAGGGAAAGCTTGGTGGCGAGGTCATTGCCGTTCTCACGAAAGAAGACCAAGCCATCAGTAGTAGTGAAGTCAGGCTACCCTTTTACTCCGACCTCTACGACGGAATGAAAGAAAGGGCCGCCGAGCTCGGATACCAATTGGAGGAGTTCGCCACAGCGAGCGAGAATGCCCTCGACGGTCCCCGGCTGACTTCGGTCTTACATTCCCGCGGAATCCGAGGCGTCGTTCTCATGCCGGGCGGTTCGCTAAAGCGAAGCTTTCCGAAGATCGATCCGACCCATTTCTCCCTCACCGCCGCAGGATTCCATGCTCAGGATCTAGCCATTCATCGAACTGCCACCGACTACGGCGCCGGCTTTCGACTCTGCCTCGAGGAAATGAAAAGGCGCGGCTATCGACGAATCGGGTTTCCCATCAACAAGAAGCTCGACCCTCAGTTGCGCTATAGCGTTTCCGGGCGCTTTCTCGCCTGGCAAACCGGAATTCCCAGGAAGGACCGGATTCCTTTTATTCGCGATGACAGCGTCACCACTGAGAAAGGGCCATTCCTGGAGTGGTTTCACAAATATAAGCCCGACTGTATTCTCGCTCCCCGGATTTCGATTCTCTACTGGCTTCGCGAAGAGGGGCTGCGGATTCCCGAAGATGTGGGATGCTGTTTCATCCCCACCCGGGACAACGCCGAGCTAAGCGGATTCGATACTCATAGCTGGCAGGTGGGCCGAACCACCGTCAACCTCCTCACCCGGGAGCTTCTCCTTAACCATCAAGGCTTGCCCGATACTCCCGAAATACTGCTGGTCAGCGGTCGTTGGCAGGAGGGCCAGACCTTGCGCCCGGTGCCGACGAACTGAAGTGATGCGCCTCTGATCGTTTCGGCGGCGGGATCATACCCAAGGATCCATTCGCAAGGTTTACGATTACACTTAAGGCATGGTTGTCGTATTTCGAGCGGGGTAATAGTCTATCTTTTTAATATTCGATAACCCTAAAATAACCCTGAACCTCCTATGAGAACAAATCTGCATCACCCTTTTCTTCCAACCGTTTCTTTCTTCTGTGCATCGCTCGTCCTTCCGGCTTCGGCCGCGGTCGTGGATGATCCCGATCTCTATTCGGTTTTCGATCCGTCCGGGGGGCGATCCATCACAAACACGGCTTCGGGGGCCACTTCGGCCTCAACACTGGAGGCGCTAGGTGATTTTGGCATCATCTACGAGTATGGCTCATTCAACCAAGGCACCAATATCATCGCATTCTCTGACGAAACGCGATCCGACCTGCAGATTTCATTCTCCGGTGCCGTCTCGACCAGCTCTTCCGGTGCGGGAGCATCCCTATCCAATAATTCGTATTCGACCTCACCGACCTCTGCTATTCGCTTCGCCGACAATGCAGAAACCGCTGCCCACATTCTTTCCACCACCTTGGATCTGGGATCTTGGGACGGCTCAACCTTCGACGGATCCGTTGGGGGCACCTCCGCTTTCGGCTTCACTCTTTCAGCGCCGGACGGAGCCTTTAGCCGGCTGAATAGTATTACCGTTCAATTTCTCGATGCCAGTAGCCAAACCTTGTCCACCCAGACGATCTCTGGGGTGAACTCGGGAAGTGTTGGATTTTATTTCGGATACCAAAGCAATGCCGCCGATATTTCATCGGTAACCGTCGACGTCAGCATTAATGAGGGTTCCGGGAGTTTCCTGATGGGCATGGACGACATCGGATTTTCTTCGATTCCCGAAACATCGACATACTCCCTCATCACGGGAGCCTTGGGAATTGGTCTCGTGCTCTTCATCCGTCGCCGCTCCTAAAAACTAAGAACGGTTAAACCCATCGGCGGATGAATTCAGTCCCGACAACTCAAGTGGAAGCCATTTCCCAGAGCGGAAGTGCCCGGCCCAACGTTCTTATCCGATCCTCGTGGCAGACGGTCAACATCGGGGATATCGGGCATACGCCGGGGCTGCTAAAACTCCTTCAGCACTATTTCCCCGAAGCGCAGCTGATCCTTTGGGCCGGAGACCTCAGCCACGGAGTGGGAGAAATGCTCGCCAAAGAGTTCCCCGACGTAAAGATCTTCTGCGAACCGGAAAACGGGAGCGGTATCCCCATTACTGCCCAAGGGCGAGAACTGTGGGAGAAGTCGGACTACCTGATTCATGGATCGGGTCCCTATCTTGTCGCCCGACCCGTCGTGGAAGAGTGGGTGAAGTCAGGTCGCCCCTTTGGGGTTTACGGGATTACCCTGGAGTCCTTTACCCCGGACTTGGTGGAACTGCTCAGCCGGGCGGATTTTCTCTTCTGTCGCGATACCATCTCTTTGCGGGCTGCGAGAGCAGCCAAGATTCGTCCTCGGATTCTGGAATTCGCTCCCGATG is a genomic window containing:
- a CDS encoding heparinase II/III domain-containing protein, which encodes MSLRKIALFQLALLTVPAAFLIAAEDEMNSETPIRTLSPKASVFEDLNLNENEMDLLRSLHSQAIHDAQKPLIERPTTLEELKASGLRMKYPEKPLHLSQISEETWEQVALSFADIDIAYGMAAKLPRMAACARFTQDAELGQYVADQLMIISTWDPLQRPGWSLRNNNRITIPADGDGAWLGTGWMIRAITDSMALLPDEYKTPELEEAVHHRLNEEIDSLMDDWNTKRQWFFRVEAASSNQWVMPSEAMIRASLFTGKDEHPEAYEVGVQNLLKTLDTLGENGEFPEGLSYSSMTLTGIVLAAGAAAEEGDLRLIEHPFLQNYPTWFAHHIQPGNALINSFDMGKPEVTDYDFQQSMALFAVYLDNPVALWTLENYTGFPKTIEGVIASILPTTDAEAPSLFAYYPMATRVNWRDSWAKDSSGFWMRGGHIEDSHDHMDRGHVNFTVDGDPILIEAGKPPYDDPRYFSHFKSVAGHNVLQVGTQSPEDFSEESLRAGGGQILAGDHREAPMEVLRLDSLGGEVTVDASNAYATVEEWIRNASWDSEELTVIDTVELEMPETMLFRWHLNERANSPIEWSEKKLLVGDVVIQWESDTPIRVQTELMPATKGHGRPIEEKICVVMTTEQPGTSWNLRTTISTKP
- a CDS encoding type II secretion system protein, with amino-acid sequence MRFYRRPHSRLTRYTGFTLVEILVAIAIIGLLAGIISAVTHKSIESARLARCQSNLRQIGNLFHLYANDNDGRFPYQITSRENGALAWDFQLMPYANSYVSDMGYGNAHEEYLGERPPGIFACPASSKDSRGTTQLSNYGVNGTLVRRGNASPAQLRPQVKVANIVEPAKTYLAADSNQRTFTHYSRSDFTEEPADAESAADRHVGVINMLFVDGHVETLTLDQIDWSDTAAGVADRAPWGAN
- a CDS encoding transposase; its protein translation is MGITRKEHIHYEKEIGKLRRMVENFFCRIKSYRRVARRYEQLPQTFLGFVTLAVIVDWIKFEFVHAA
- a CDS encoding TonB-dependent receptor family protein; translated protein: MTKPKNPLSISALWSFLILGSAPAETPESSTSPDESESAQQQENSSPAEEPQMLEAYQVIGTQDLAFSLPGSAYVLDEGDIQNLNYENINQVLRQIPGVYVREEDGYGNFPNISIRGVDASRSAKVTLMEDGVLTAPAPYSAPSAYYSPAVGRMAGIEVLKGSSQVRYGPETTGGVLNYIATPIPAGKDEGYARLSYGNNQDLQSHIWGGGTYDLEAGQLGVLGEFYSRSTDGFREMDTTAAYNGTNDTGFERIDGRVKLSFVPNWEKYNKLEFKLGYTDFDANETYLGISTQDFRADPMRRYAASRNDQINTYSTQTYLRHTVDLEENWRLVTTGYYQEFQRNWYKLNDLVDPDASLSQSLFDGTPGYNVLTGQAAGQLRYRANNRNYGLYGIQSDLNGLFETGDFDHHISTGLRLHHDYEDRFQHQDVYTQNDLGAFTSVDRGAPGSQTNRKSSADAIAYYLQDRIEYGDWAVIPGVRYEYIDYEVNNRASGSTESANLDVFTPGIGLEYLLDPDWMLFTGYYRGFSPPGPSGAVNGIKEETSDSFELGTRYRNDQGFRVELVGFYTFFNDLLVAESIGSGNLDDENVGNAISRGIEALVGIDPAQMTGQSFRSPITLAATYTDATLDGNASSADAESIFAGGKDGNRMPYIPEWQINLTGGLEFDRIRGYASVSFATSTYASANNSSAEVNPATGEADARFGKVDSYTTVDLSAYYRLWGEVELFAYAQNVFNDEYIISRLPHGPRPGTPATYGIGLQARW
- a CDS encoding LacI family DNA-binding transcriptional regulator, which encodes MKTVKSMVELAEIAGCSVMTVSYALRDSPKISRETRQRIQELALKHGYRKHPYISALMATRQKKGKLGGEVIAVLTKEDQAISSSEVRLPFYSDLYDGMKERAAELGYQLEEFATASENALDGPRLTSVLHSRGIRGVVLMPGGSLKRSFPKIDPTHFSLTAAGFHAQDLAIHRTATDYGAGFRLCLEEMKRRGYRRIGFPINKKLDPQLRYSVSGRFLAWQTGIPRKDRIPFIRDDSVTTEKGPFLEWFHKYKPDCILAPRISILYWLREEGLRIPEDVGCCFIPTRDNAELSGFDTHSWQVGRTTVNLLTRELLLNHQGLPDTPEILLVSGRWQEGQTLRPVPTN